The following are from one region of the Acidobacteriota bacterium genome:
- a CDS encoding amino acid ABC transporter substrate-binding protein, with protein sequence MKRKTALILTVGLVVSVLALLAACGSGKPISDTDRIDKLKKIRIAIHDNNMPFEAGSGTGVDGFDVDLMYEIAKELGDYKLEWNRVPEFNKCFEVLKAGGADMIINAVSITEERKKEYDFSVPYFDTGIRIAVKSASPVQSAADLKGKRIGVEKDSTSEKYVKENIPDAKIVPVNSIEEAMNTNLSQDEIDAVIGDEPPLQYIINSSGDDQFRLVGERLSSEQYGIVMSKGSDLKAKIDQAITKLKGAGKLEELKTKWKLFDKPPAAAGEAATATASPAK encoded by the coding sequence GTCCGGGAAGCCGATTAGTGACACCGATCGGATCGACAAGCTCAAGAAAATCCGGATCGCCATCCACGACAACAACATGCCCTTCGAAGCCGGCAGCGGCACGGGCGTGGACGGTTTCGACGTCGACCTGATGTACGAGATCGCCAAGGAGCTGGGCGACTACAAACTGGAGTGGAACCGGGTCCCCGAGTTCAACAAGTGCTTCGAGGTCTTGAAGGCCGGCGGGGCCGACATGATCATCAACGCCGTCTCCATCACCGAGGAGCGCAAGAAGGAGTACGACTTCTCCGTGCCGTACTTCGACACCGGCATCCGCATCGCGGTGAAATCCGCCAGCCCCGTGCAGTCCGCCGCCGACCTCAAGGGCAAGCGGATCGGCGTGGAGAAGGATTCCACCTCCGAGAAGTACGTCAAGGAGAACATCCCCGACGCCAAGATCGTCCCGGTGAACTCCATCGAAGAAGCCATGAACACCAACCTGAGCCAGGACGAGATCGACGCCGTCATCGGCGACGAGCCCCCGCTCCAGTACATCATCAACAGCTCGGGGGACGACCAGTTCCGGCTGGTGGGCGAGCGGCTGTCCTCCGAACAGTACGGGATCGTGATGAGCAAGGGGTCCGACCTCAAGGCCAAGATCGACCAGGCCATCACCAAGCTGAAGGGCGCAGGGAAACTCGAGGAGCTGAAGACCAAGTGGAAGCTCTTCGACAAGCCCCCTGCGGCCGCCGGGGAAGCAGCCACCGCCACCGCCTCGCCCGCCAAGTGA